Part of the Desulfobacterales bacterium genome is shown below.
TGAACGTATGGTTCAGGGCATTATAAAAATCCATTCCCCCTGCCATGAGCAGAATCAGCTGCAGCAGGGAAAGCAGGGCATAGACTTTCCAGAGAATGATCGCGGTATCCCGGATGCGGGGCTTGAGTTTGTCTGGCACGGGGCTGGGAACTTCGGCCTTGTACAGCTGCATGCCGCCGATTCCGATGAAGGGTAGGATGGCAATGGACAGCACGATGATTCCCATTCCGCCCAGCCACTGAATGAAGCTTCGCCACATCAGCACGGATCTGGAGACGGATTCGATCTGCATTAACACCGAAGATCCGGTAGTCGTAAAACCGGATACCGATTCAAAAAACGCATCGGTAAACCCGGGGATCTCCTCGGAAAGGAAAAAGGGGAGGGCGCCAAACAATCCTACGGATATCCATCCCACGGCCACGATGGCAATGCCTTCCCGCTGGCTGATAAATTCTGTCCCGGCATTTCTGAAAAACCCGTATAATAAAAGGCCGGCACCAATGGTGATGGACATGGACTTCAGCAGTGCCGGCAGGCTCGGGTCCCCGTAATAAAGACTCGTCACAATGGGGAGCAGCAGGGTCAGTCCGAGGAAAAAAGTCAGGATACCAACTGTTTTGAGAATATATCGCCAACGCATTTAAATCCGCTCTAATTTTATAGTGAGTTTGTTTTCGATATCCGGTATGGCCTGCTTTTCGGCAAAGATGATGACCCGGTCATTGGGTTCGATGATGCTCTCGCCGGAGGGAATGATGATGCGGTCATTTCGGATGATTCCGGTAATAAGGGCTCTTTTGGGAAAGTGAATATGCTTCAGGGGTTTGCCGACGATTCCTGACGATTCGATGGCGACCGCTTCGATGGCTTCGGCCTGTTCACCCTTGATCATAATGGCCGACAGTACCTTGCCCCGACGGATGTGCTGCAGGATCGTATTGATGGCGGACAGCCTGGGGCTGACGACCTGATCGATACCGATGGCCGTCATCAGGGGGAAGTAACTGAACTTGGTCAGCTTGGTGATCGTTTTTTTGGCGCCGAGGCTTTTTGCCAGCAGGGACGCCAGGATGTTGGTCTGGTCATCACCGGTCAGGCTGATAACCATGTCGATATCCTGGATGTTTTCCTCATCCAGCAGTCGCTGATCGGTCCCGTCTCCCTGAAGCACAATGGTCTTGTTGAGCTCATCGGCAATTGCGGCACAGCGAACCGGGTCTTTTTCAACGATTTTGGTAGAAATGCCTTTTTTTTCGAGCAGTCTGGCCAGCCTCAGGCCGATACGACCCGCCCCCACGATCAATGCCCGGCGAATGGGTTCTGTCTCCTGGTTGAACACCTTCAGTGTTTCAAGCAGCCGGGTTTCTTCGCTGATAAAATACACCACATCCTTTGGCAGTATCCGGTCACGGCCATTCGGGATAATGAGCTTTTCATTTCGGATGATTGCTGCGATCAGCGGTGAATGCTTTTTTGTACGGACGGAAATGTCGGAAAGCCGGATTCCGGCGACCGGGGAATCCTCATCGATATTGATTCCGATAAATTGAATGCGTCCGTCGGAAAATTCTCCCACATCCACGGCGCCGGGTACTTTCATGAGTTTTTCTATGGTTCGGATAACCTCGATTTCCGGATTGATAATCTTATCAATAAAGGGCGCGTTATCGTGGAATCGTTGACAAAATGAGTCAAAATCGCCATCGCGCAGCCGGGCGAATTTTTTGATATCTGGAGCAATGATATTTGCCACCAGGCATGACGCCAGATTCGCTTCATCTCTGTCGGTTACCGCAAGCAGGATATCCGCGTTCCGGATGCCTGCCTCATGAAGCACCACGGGACTGCTGCCTGATCCGGTAATGGTCTGGACGTCAATATTTTCGGATACATTTCGAATGGCCTTCGGATCGCTGTCAATAACGACCACATCCTTATTTTCGAGCGACAGCTGGTGTGCGGTATGAAACCCCACCTCACCGGCGCCAACGATCACAATCTTCACAGGTATGATTTCCTTATTTTATGCAAAATTTTAAATTTCCGGACTCAGCCACAAATATAGCGGCTGAAGATGTCATATGGGTGAGTAAGGGCTTCGAAAAGAATAAATTCCGTAAGACGCTGTGATTTATTCTTTACCTAAGCAGATTGTAAAATCAAAGCAGTTCAGCTTCAATTGATAAGGAGGATTACTATAATCGGTAGCCGGTGTCAAATGGTTAAGGGCGGGGCAGAGGCCTGGTAGTATGGCGTAAGCAGTATGGATCAGGCAGTTATAATAAAAACGGCGGGTTGGATTAGGAAAAGCGGGTGGCTGGTGGATTGGGTACAGGGTACAGAGAAACTCGCGACTGAATCCGGGTAGCCCGGATATTTCAAATCCGTTTTCCAGTATATTAAACGGATGGATGAAATATCCGGGTCGGGGGGTAATCGAATCAGGTGTCCCGGTCTTTTAATGTTTAATGGTCGCAGCAGTTATCGCCGCTTACCAGGGTTCCGTTTAAATATTGCAACGCAAGGTTTTCGGGCGTCTCACCGGCCGCACCGACGATTACGGAGATGTTGTTCTGGTTAAACAGCTGCTGTGCCCTGATTCCCATGCCGCCTGCGATGATCAGGTTGGCTCCGAGTTCACCGAGCCAGCGGGGTAGAACCCCGGGCTCATGGGCTGGGGGTTTAACAACCGACTTGCTGATAATTTCCTTTTTTTCCGCATCCACATCCAGCAGAACAAAATCTTCGCAATGCCCGAAATGCATGCATAATACGCCTTGTGTCATTGGGATGGCAATTTTCATAGCCGTGTTGCTCCTTATTCTGTATGGTTTTTAATTTTTTACAGCTCATTCATCCGTTCGGAAACGGTGTGCCATAAACTTTTGATATCCTCTGCGGCAGGGCTGTTTCCAAATTCGACAACCGATCGGGTCTCAAGTTGCGCCTGGGTGACGGCAGGGTCGTATCTTATTCTTTGACAAACCCTTACATCCTGACTGCGTGCCTGTTTTTCAATCTCCATAGTCAGCTGCTCGTTTATATCCCATTTGTTAACGCAAGCCATTATGGGGATTTGGAAGTGATGCGCTAATTTGATGATTCGATTCAGATCATGCAGCCCGCTCAAGGTTGGTTCGGTAACGGCCAGAACCAGTCCTGCGCCGGAAATGGAGGCAATGACCGGACATCCTATTCCCGGAGGGCCGTCTACCAGAATAAAATCGATAAACCGTTGTTCAGAAATTTTTTTGGCCTCGGAACGCACCAGCGCAACCAGCTTTCCGGAATTTTCTTCGGCAATTCCTAATTTGGCGTGAACCATGGGGCCGAATCGGGTATCGGAAATGAACCATTGGCCGTTTGTCGCGGGAGAAAAATCAATCGCTTTGCTGGGGCAGAAATGAGCGCAAACCCCGCAGCCTTCGCAAGCAATGGGGTCAACGGTAAATATGGGCGCATCTGTGCCTTCATTATGAATTTGGATCGCATCAAACCGGCAGATGCTTTGGCACAGTCCGCACGCAGTGCATTCGTTCTGGATTATTTTTGCACGTTTTCCGCCGGAAAAATCTCGCCGGTGAATTACTCTGGGATTGAGAATCAGGTGCAGGTCGGCGGCATCCACATCGCAGTCGGCCAGAACGCAATGCGACGCCAGCGCTGCAAATGCTGCTGTCACGGAGGTTTTTCCCGTTCCTCCCTTTCCGCTGATCACGACAAGTTCTTTCATGAGGTGTGCCTTTCTGTATCCGGAAAATCGGTCAGGATTTTATTGAGCAAATCCGTAAAGGTGGATTGGTATTCCGGCAATGCCCTCGCGATCATCTCTCCTCTGGAGTAGGCTTCTGCGATTCGGCGATCGTCGGGGATTTCCGCTATAACGGGGATATGTTCCGCTTTACACCAGGACAATACCTGGTTATTTCCAATATCGCAGCGGTTGATTACCACGGCAAACGGAAGGTTCATTACCCGTACCACCTCAACGGCGAGTGTGAGGTCATGGAGGCCAAACGGAGTCGCATCCGTAACCAGTATAACCTTGTCACAATCCCGGATGGTTTCAATGACCGGGCAGGACGTTCCGGGGGGGGCGTCAATGATTATAAGATCGGTATCGGCACCTTCCTCTTTTACCGCTTTGATTACCGGAGGGCTCATCACTTCACCGACATTGAGAACACCCTGGACAAACCGTATTTTTCCGGAATGACCGATGTCCAGACGGCCTATTTCCCGCGAGACTTCGCTGATGGCCTTTTCCGGACATACCCGAATGCATCCACCGCACGAATGACACAATTCCGGACTGACCAGGACCTCCTGGCCCAGACACAGCAGGGCATTAAATTGACAAATTTTTGCGCACTGACCACATCCGGTACAAAGAACCGAATCGATTTTGGGGATCAAATGTCCTGCAGGACGGCTTTGTTCGATGACTGGTTTTAAAAAGATATGCCCATTGGGCTCTTCTACATCACAGTCAAGGTAGGCAACGGCCAACCCCCTGGCGCTGGCAGCCCAGGCAAGGTTTGCTGATACCGTGGTTTTGCCGGTTCCGCCTTTTCCGCTGGCCACAGCTATCTTCAGCTTGTTTCCTGTATGTTTTAGATTGTTTGGCATTATAAATCCTGTCTTTTTTTTGCCTGGTTCAAAGCAGGGTAACAGTTTTTAAGATAAAACCTTACACTGATAAGTTAAAATATTGATTAATTAAGCCTGCTTTTTATAAAAAATGTTACCCTGAATGCAATACTATTGAACCCTGCCTCTTTTATTTCTGTTGTTGCCAGGCGCCAGAGTTTATACCCTTATATACCGGCCGCATCGTTTGCAGATGCTTTTTTAAGCTTTCCAGCATTGAAATCATCAAGTACATTCTGGACGGTTCCGGATGAACTGAGATACACATCCACATGGGCAGCAGCAAGCGCACGGTACGCCTTAGGTCCCATCATACCTGAAATTACCACTTTTACGTTTAAATCCGAGACGGTTTGAGCTGCCTGGATTCCGGCCCCTTGTGCCGTATTGACTCCAGATGAATTATCAAAGGCTTCCCAGGTCTTCGTGTCACTGTCATACACCATAAACCAGGGCGCTCTGCTGAAACGTGAATTAATCTTGCTTTCCGGGGTGTTTCCCTCTGAGCTGATGATAATTTTCATTTTTTTTGACTCCTTTATAAGAATTACTCATATAGTGGATTGGTTGTCCGCTGTTTCTGGAAATGCAGCAGCAGACAAAGGATGAACTTTGTGGTCTGGTGTACTGGTCTTCATTCAACCATTTGATCAGTACATCCTCAACTTCGCCTATATACCCCCAGTACACCCGGATCCCATCTGCTGTCAGGGCTTCCTCAAACCGATTATGGATGCCGCCGCACAGCACGCATTCAATATGATTAGCCTTGAGCCAGCCAATCGTGTGCAGAGGGGAGGCGTGATCCGACCTGTATTTTTTTGATTCCAATATGCGGGCGGTTGTTGTGTCTGCCGTTACGAAATAAAATTCCCGCGCCTGCCCGAACCGTGGCATCACACGAGTTTCGTAGCAGGGGATGGCAATCCGAATCAGATCAGTGGTATGTTCCTGTTTCATATCTGACTATACTTCAAAATCTGTGCCAATGAATTATAAATAAATAAAAAATTAAAACAAGGCTGTTATTTCAGACAGATGGCTGAATGGTTTCGGCAGAATGGGCAGGAAAGCAGGGAAAAACTGATTGTTGCAAATGCATCAAGTTTAAGGGAATTATTAAATTAACATATTTAAATTAAAGATAAAAAGTATGCATGTTGCAGTTGTGTTTCATTAAGCAACACTATGCAACAGAAAACAATTGAAAATTAAGTTATATCGAGGTCTTTTATCCATCGCCACAATGTTGTCCGGTTAATTCCCAGGGCGGCAGCGGCCCGGGAGCGGTTATCGTCATACTTACGGAGGATGTCCTGCAATTGAGCTTTGGACGGTCGCTGCCGGCCGACCGTTATCGCAGGGGGCGGCGATGTGGGGCGGGTCGATGGCAAATCTTCGATTCCCATGATATTGCCGCGGCAGAGGATAACCGCACGTTCAACCATATTAAGCAGTTCTCTGATATTTCCCGGATAGGAATGGCTGAGCAGATAAGCCATCGCCTCTGAAGAAAACCCTCTGATTTTTTTGGCGTACTTGCTGGTGTATCGTTCCAGCGCCATGTCAAGAAGAAGGGGAATATCTTCGGGACGGTCAACTAACGGCGGAATTTTTAACGTAATGACATTGATTCGGAAAAACAGATCCCGGCGGAAGCTGCCTTCGCTGACCATCTGTTCGAGATCCCGGTGAGTAGCCGCTAAAAATCGGACATCGGCCCGTCTCGGACGTTTTGCGCCAAGCGGTTGATATTCATGGTTTTCGATGACCCTGAGCAGCTTGACCTGCAGGGGCAGGGGAAGGTCGCCGATTTCATCGAGAAACAGGGTGCCACCTTCGGCCTGTTCAAGACGTCCCGGACGGTCCTCGACAGATCCGGTATAGGCGCCGCGTTTGGCTCCGAATATTTCGGCTTCCAGGAGCGGCTCCGGAAGCGCCCCGCAGTTGATGATGACCAGAGGTTTGTGTTGTCTGGGACTCAGATCGTGAATGGCCCGGGTAAAAAGTTCTTTTCCCGTGCCGCTGTCTCCCTGAAACAGGACGGTAACGTCACTGGCCGCCACATCCGGAAGAATGTCAAACAGCCGTTGCATGACAGGGTTCCGGCTTGTCAGGTTATGGAAGGTGTATTTTGCTTTGACTTCCTGTGCCAGCGCATGAAGCTGGGACAGGTCCCGAAACGTTTCAACCCCGCCGACAGGGTTTCCATCCGGATCCCTCAAAACAGAAGCACTGACGGAAATGGGGATTTCCCGGTTGTGCCGGTCCAGGACATCCACTTCCCGATTGGTCACATTCTGTCCGGTTTTCAGGGCTTCCTTCAGCGGGCAGTCCGTAAAGCAGATATTCGTCCGGAAAATTTCGCAGCATCGCTGGCCAATTGCCTCATCTCTGGTAAAACCGGTGATTTCCTCAGCCGCCCGGTTAAACCAGGTAATTTGCATATCCCGGTTAACGGTAAATACACCGTCGGCCACACTGTCCAAAATCGTGGCCAAGTGTTCAAGATGGGTGCAAGGCGTTTCATTCATCCTACACCATAAACTGTTTTATTTCGGGATGCAAGCGGGTTTGGACAGGAAAGGGGTTAAAGGGGAAAGGGAATAGGACTGAGTGCTGAGGACTGAGTTAAAAGGCTCGGCCCTCTGGCCTCTGTCTTCTGCCCTCAGCCCTTTTTTCTATTGACATTTATGGACACCGCAAGCTATATGAGCAGGCTTGTCAAAAACAGGCGTTAATGAGAATAGGAGAAATTTATGGAGATAACCGTCAAGGACGCGGCACGTCTGTTGAATGTGTCTGAAAAATCCATTTACCGGTGGATAAAGCAGGGTAAATTGCCTGCATTTAAGCTTAACGAGCAGTATCGGTTTAACCGGACCGAACTGCTGGAATGGGCAACCGCAGGCAAACTGAATGTATCGCCCGATATTTTTCGTGAGCCGGATGGCACGACCGACCCAATGCCGACGATTGAAGAAGCCCTCCAGGCCGGAGGCATTTATTACCGTATTGAAGGCTGTGACAAGGAACGTGTCCTTCGCGCCGTGGTAGAGCATATGCGGCTTCCGGATGAAGTGGATCGGGAGTTTCTCCTGCAGGTGCTTCTGGCCCGGGAAGAGCTGGGTTCAACCAGCATTGGAGACGGTATCGCGATTCCGCACGTGAGAAATCCTGTCGTGCTTCATGTCCCCCGTCCCAGTATGACCCTGTGTTTTCTCGAAACGCCGATCGAATTCGGGGCAATTGACGGAAAACCGGTTCATGCGCTGTTTACGCTGGTAAGTCCCACGATCCGTGGGCATCTTCACATGCTGTCCCGGCTGAGTTTTGCTCTCAGGCAGGACCGGTTTCTTGATGTCATCCGGCGTCAGGCGGTTCGGGAAGATATTTTAGGCGAGGTTCGCCGTATTGAAAATGGTCTGGAAAACAGTAACATCGAAAAAGGTGAGGATAAATAGCGTCTTATGATCGTTCTGCTTTCAGGTGTAATCATTATCGCGGCAGGCGGGCTTGCCGCTCTGGTGACCAGCCGGTCCGCCCGCCTGTCGACCGCACTGGGGGTCGGTGGCCTGTGTATCGGCAGTCTCGTCGGTCTGGTCCCGTCGGTTACCGTTCTTTTAAACGGGTCCCGGCTGTCGCTTCATCTGCCGTGGCATTTCCCCGGGGGATCTTTTTTCGTGGAAATCGATCCGCTGTCCGCGTTTTTTTTGATTCCTGTTTTTGTGGTATCTGCCCTGACCGCCATTTACGGTTCAGGCTATCTTCAGCATTATCGACAGACGCATTCACTCGGGGTGCACTGGTTTTTTTTCAATATACTGGCAGCCGGTATGGTCATGGTGACAGTGGCCAGAAACGGATTGTTGTTTCTGATATCCTGGGAAGTCATGTCTCTGGCGC
Proteins encoded:
- the trkA gene encoding Trk system potassium transporter TrkA, whose protein sequence is MKIVIVGAGEVGFHTAHQLSLENKDVVVIDSDPKAIRNVSENIDVQTITGSGSSPVVLHEAGIRNADILLAVTDRDEANLASCLVANIIAPDIKKFARLRDGDFDSFCQRFHDNAPFIDKIINPEIEVIRTIEKLMKVPGAVDVGEFSDGRIQFIGINIDEDSPVAGIRLSDISVRTKKHSPLIAAIIRNEKLIIPNGRDRILPKDVVYFISEETRLLETLKVFNQETEPIRRALIVGAGRIGLRLARLLEKKGISTKIVEKDPVRCAAIADELNKTIVLQGDGTDQRLLDEENIQDIDMVISLTGDDQTNILASLLAKSLGAKKTITKLTKFSYFPLMTAIGIDQVVSPRLSAINTILQHIRRGKVLSAIMIKGEQAEAIEAVAIESSGIVGKPLKHIHFPKRALITGIIRNDRIIIPSGESIIEPNDRVIIFAEKQAIPDIENKLTIKLERI
- a CDS encoding NifB/NifX family molybdenum-iron cluster-binding protein — its product is MKIAIPMTQGVLCMHFGHCEDFVLLDVDAEKKEIISKSVVKPPAHEPGVLPRWLGELGANLIIAGGMGIRAQQLFNQNNISVIVGAAGETPENLALQYLNGTLVSGDNCCDH
- a CDS encoding ATP-binding protein, which translates into the protein MKELVVISGKGGTGKTSVTAAFAALASHCVLADCDVDAADLHLILNPRVIHRRDFSGGKRAKIIQNECTACGLCQSICRFDAIQIHNEGTDAPIFTVDPIACEGCGVCAHFCPSKAIDFSPATNGQWFISDTRFGPMVHAKLGIAEENSGKLVALVRSEAKKISEQRFIDFILVDGPPGIGCPVIASISGAGLVLAVTEPTLSGLHDLNRIIKLAHHFQIPIMACVNKWDINEQLTMEIEKQARSQDVRVCQRIRYDPAVTQAQLETRSVVEFGNSPAAEDIKSLWHTVSERMNEL
- a CDS encoding ATP-binding protein codes for the protein MPNNLKHTGNKLKIAVASGKGGTGKTTVSANLAWAASARGLAVAYLDCDVEEPNGHIFLKPVIEQSRPAGHLIPKIDSVLCTGCGQCAKICQFNALLCLGQEVLVSPELCHSCGGCIRVCPEKAISEVSREIGRLDIGHSGKIRFVQGVLNVGEVMSPPVIKAVKEEGADTDLIIIDAPPGTSCPVIETIRDCDKVILVTDATPFGLHDLTLAVEVVRVMNLPFAVVINRCDIGNNQVLSWCKAEHIPVIAEIPDDRRIAEAYSRGEMIARALPEYQSTFTDLLNKILTDFPDTERHTS
- a CDS encoding NifB/NifX family molybdenum-iron cluster-binding protein, with translation MKIIISSEGNTPESKINSRFSRAPWFMVYDSDTKTWEAFDNSSGVNTAQGAGIQAAQTVSDLNVKVVISGMMGPKAYRALAAAHVDVYLSSSGTVQNVLDDFNAGKLKKASANDAAGI
- a CDS encoding NifB/NifX family molybdenum-iron cluster-binding protein, whose product is MKQEHTTDLIRIAIPCYETRVMPRFGQAREFYFVTADTTTARILESKKYRSDHASPLHTIGWLKANHIECVLCGGIHNRFEEALTADGIRVYWGYIGEVEDVLIKWLNEDQYTRPQSSSFVCCCISRNSGQPIHYMSNSYKGVKKNENYHQLRGKHPGKQD
- a CDS encoding sigma 54-interacting transcriptional regulator, translating into MNETPCTHLEHLATILDSVADGVFTVNRDMQITWFNRAAEEITGFTRDEAIGQRCCEIFRTNICFTDCPLKEALKTGQNVTNREVDVLDRHNREIPISVSASVLRDPDGNPVGGVETFRDLSQLHALAQEVKAKYTFHNLTSRNPVMQRLFDILPDVAASDVTVLFQGDSGTGKELFTRAIHDLSPRQHKPLVIINCGALPEPLLEAEIFGAKRGAYTGSVEDRPGRLEQAEGGTLFLDEIGDLPLPLQVKLLRVIENHEYQPLGAKRPRRADVRFLAATHRDLEQMVSEGSFRRDLFFRINVITLKIPPLVDRPEDIPLLLDMALERYTSKYAKKIRGFSSEAMAYLLSHSYPGNIRELLNMVERAVILCRGNIMGIEDLPSTRPTSPPPAITVGRQRPSKAQLQDILRKYDDNRSRAAAALGINRTTLWRWIKDLDIT
- a CDS encoding PTS sugar transporter subunit IIA; amino-acid sequence: MEITVKDAARLLNVSEKSIYRWIKQGKLPAFKLNEQYRFNRTELLEWATAGKLNVSPDIFREPDGTTDPMPTIEEALQAGGIYYRIEGCDKERVLRAVVEHMRLPDEVDREFLLQVLLAREELGSTSIGDGIAIPHVRNPVVLHVPRPSMTLCFLETPIEFGAIDGKPVHALFTLVSPTIRGHLHMLSRLSFALRQDRFLDVIRRQAVREDILGEVRRIENGLENSNIEKGEDK